The following are encoded in a window of Sphingobium sp. AP49 genomic DNA:
- a CDS encoding serine hydrolase domain-containing protein, with protein MATAKVTDAAAARAAGMDPDRLDALVDHLDRTYVQSGKLPHMQMLVSRDEVPLLSVSRGQARATGEPLRADALFRIASMTKPVTSVAFMRLVEQGKVALDDPVTDILPEFADLRVGADGARRLARPMRMIDLLRHTSGLTYGLQKQTQVDARYRELGLDEFQQKRSSDEFIAALAGLPLEFSPGERWNYGVSTDVLGVIVERLAGQDLERHYREQIFAPLGMQDTFFTIPADRIDRLTDAWRLEGDRLKLKDRGARSSWRRKLRFRSGGGGLISSTADYHRFARMLLRGGELDGMRLLQPETVAQMRTNHLPGGGDLASMSQAMFSEADYSGVGFGLGFAMTLANQQFYWGGVFSTYFFIDPVERLIGLFMTQHLPSSTHPVRAELRAGIGGAIIERRGRA; from the coding sequence ATGGCGACAGCGAAGGTAACGGATGCTGCGGCGGCGCGCGCGGCGGGGATGGACCCCGATCGGCTGGATGCGCTGGTCGATCATCTGGACCGGACCTATGTGCAGAGCGGCAAATTGCCCCATATGCAGATGCTGGTGTCGCGCGACGAGGTGCCGTTGCTGTCGGTCAGCCGCGGGCAGGCGCGCGCGACCGGCGAGCCGTTGCGAGCCGATGCGCTGTTCCGCATCGCCTCCATGACCAAGCCGGTCACCAGCGTCGCCTTCATGCGATTGGTCGAACAGGGCAAGGTGGCGCTGGACGATCCGGTGACCGACATATTACCCGAATTTGCGGATCTGCGCGTCGGCGCAGACGGGGCGAGGCGGCTGGCGCGGCCGATGCGGATGATCGACCTGCTGCGCCACACATCGGGCCTGACCTATGGGCTGCAGAAGCAGACGCAGGTGGATGCGCGCTATCGAGAACTGGGGCTGGACGAGTTTCAGCAGAAGCGGTCTTCGGACGAGTTCATCGCGGCGCTGGCCGGCCTGCCGCTGGAATTCTCGCCAGGCGAGCGCTGGAATTACGGCGTGTCGACCGATGTGCTGGGCGTGATTGTCGAGCGGTTGGCGGGGCAGGATCTGGAGCGCCATTATCGCGAGCAAATCTTTGCGCCGCTCGGCATGCAGGACACGTTCTTCACCATTCCGGCGGACCGGATCGATCGTCTGACCGATGCCTGGCGGCTGGAGGGCGATCGGTTGAAGCTCAAGGATCGCGGCGCGCGCAGCAGCTGGCGACGCAAGCTGCGCTTCCGATCGGGCGGGGGCGGGCTGATCTCCTCGACGGCCGACTATCATCGCTTTGCCCGGATGCTGCTGCGGGGCGGCGAACTGGACGGCATGCGGCTGTTGCAGCCCGAAACGGTGGCGCAGATGCGGACCAATCATCTGCCAGGCGGCGGCGATCTGGCCAGCATGTCGCAGGCGATGTTCAGCGAAGCCGACTATAGTGGCGTCGGTTTTGGCCTGGGCTTTGCTATGACGCTGGCGAACCAGCAATTTTATTGGGGCGGGGTGTTCTCGACCTATTTCTTCATCGATCCGGTCGAGCGGCTGATCGGCTTGTTTATGACCCAGCATCTGCCGTCCAGCACTCATCCGGTCCGGGCGGAACTGCGCGCCGGTATCGGAGGCGCCATCATCGAGCGCCGGGGCCGCGCCTGA
- a CDS encoding sigma-70 family RNA polymerase sigma factor, with protein sequence MATGLSAIFFQNRAALLRFLRARGAGEDAEDLLQDMWMKLEAKDLGPVADPLPYLYRMANNLMLDRYRSATRRERREQDWAEGAGGVMADPNDDLAVDERMILNQRLEQARGILADLGPRVELVFRRFRIEGVGQRLIAEELGVSLTTVEKDLQKAYRAMLALKQSLDTE encoded by the coding sequence ATGGCCACGGGCCTTTCTGCTATCTTCTTCCAGAACCGCGCTGCCCTGCTGCGCTTCCTGCGTGCGCGCGGGGCCGGCGAGGATGCAGAGGATCTGTTGCAGGACATGTGGATGAAGCTGGAGGCCAAGGATCTTGGCCCGGTCGCCGATCCGCTGCCCTATCTCTACCGCATGGCCAATAATCTGATGCTCGACCGCTATCGCTCCGCCACCCGGCGCGAACGGCGCGAACAGGACTGGGCCGAAGGGGCCGGCGGCGTGATGGCCGACCCGAATGACGACCTGGCGGTCGACGAACGCATGATCCTCAATCAGCGGCTGGAACAGGCGCGTGGCATATTGGCCGATCTTGGCCCTCGCGTCGAACTGGTGTTCCGCCGTTTCCGCATAGAGGGGGTCGGCCAGCGGCTGATCGCGGAGGAATTGGGGGTCAGCCTGACCACGGTCGAAAAGGATCTTCAGAAGGCCTATCGGGCGATGCTCGCGCTCAAGCAAAGTCTGGATACGGAATGA
- a CDS encoding FecR domain-containing protein, with amino-acid sequence MMNEEALGWVIRTRDPEFDDWDAFTIWLEGDPARATAYDALMAADADLADMVPAEPVVMPVAANDVGDRRPLRWIGGGAIAAALVAAISVGLLNRSDIYSITTRPGETRSIALDDGTKIELNGGTTLRLDRKNLRFAALDAGEAAFTVRHDAADPFRVTVGDAVFEDAGTVFNIVHDGDATRIGVSEGKVIYNPQAEAIALPAGRALSDGADGLRVMDVAPQAVASWRQGQLIYSNAAVGDISQDIARSLGIRLSVTPGAGASHFTGTIRLERDPARFFATAAPLMGLSAIRQGNGWLLKEGNGPQN; translated from the coding sequence ATGATGAATGAGGAGGCGCTCGGGTGGGTGATCCGCACGCGCGATCCCGAATTTGACGACTGGGACGCCTTCACCATCTGGCTGGAGGGCGATCCCGCCCGCGCGACCGCCTATGATGCGCTGATGGCGGCGGACGCGGACCTGGCGGACATGGTTCCGGCAGAACCCGTCGTCATGCCCGTTGCCGCCAATGATGTCGGCGATCGGCGCCCGCTGCGCTGGATCGGCGGCGGCGCGATCGCGGCCGCGCTGGTCGCCGCCATCTCGGTCGGCCTGCTCAACCGCAGCGATATCTACAGCATCACCACCCGCCCGGGTGAAACGCGCAGCATCGCGCTGGACGACGGCACGAAGATCGAACTGAACGGCGGCACCACCCTGCGCCTCGATCGCAAGAATCTGCGCTTTGCCGCGCTTGATGCAGGCGAAGCCGCCTTCACCGTGCGCCATGACGCCGCCGATCCGTTCCGCGTGACCGTGGGCGACGCCGTGTTCGAGGATGCCGGCACCGTCTTCAACATTGTCCATGACGGCGACGCCACCCGCATCGGTGTGTCCGAAGGCAAGGTCATCTACAATCCGCAGGCCGAAGCCATCGCCCTGCCTGCCGGCCGTGCGCTCAGCGATGGTGCCGACGGGCTGCGTGTCATGGACGTTGCCCCACAGGCGGTCGCCAGTTGGCGCCAGGGCCAGCTGATCTACAGCAATGCCGCCGTTGGCGACATTAGCCAGGACATCGCCCGGTCGCTGGGCATCCGACTGTCCGTAACCCCCGGCGCCGGCGCATCGCATTTTACCGGCACCATCCGGCTGGAGCGGGATCCTGCCCGATTCTTCGCCACTGCAGCCCCCCTGATGGGCCTGTCCGCCATCCGACAAGGAAATGGATGGCTGCTGAAGGAAGGGAATGGGCCGCAGAACTGA
- a CDS encoding TonB-dependent receptor, with the protein MGRRTDALFVTALAITAASPAQAADRQQIDLAPGRLGEAMVALGRQTGASIGMSDQSLASIPTPAIKGRMSTRDALDRLLKGSGANARRIDDSSWRIVRRRPMLTGTAPPLPAAARLLPVAEEATAEIIVTASKRDTPLPRYAGMVEAVDGGFFAAADAAQGTAAILTRVASLSSTHAGAGRNKLFVRAIADSGVAGPTQATTGQYLGDMRLNYAAPDPDLKLYDVRGVEVLEGPQGTLYGAGSLGGIIRIVPNAPDLANFGGQISTGLSATQHGDPGGDLSAILNLPILAEKIALRVVGYGMQEGGYIDDVLRDKDDVNRTRTYGGRAALRIAPSDDWTIDLSTAYQHIEGDDAQYASREVGRLERASSVAQPYYADYVLANARIEHQWDDLRFVSSTGYVRNILSESYDATQPEGAPALFRQRNKVELFSTENRLVRDLDNGLGWLVGASYLESTSSIQRSLISYGALAAPAVEILPGVPLYGRGRPATATGVRNRIKEITLFGEASFEPFKGLVATLGGRLTNSRLTGEAIDPVAMLSAVADLARVEAQADRSETIFLPSVSLLSDAVKGLTLYARFEQGFRPGGLAVDDQRAQFFRNDRISTLELGFRQGVPGRDPIAISGNVAYTDWKDIQADVTDRIGLPTTANIGDGRIYTVEGRLTLRPLPSLSLDGSIIYNDSRLTQPAQFVRALSYEGRSLTLPNVANLGGRLAADYRAPLGDAMRLHLSASARYIGKSRLGVGPILGRTQGDYVDTSLSASVARGPLELSLALTNILDSDGNRFSLGTPFDLRTDYYTPLRPRTMRLGLDFAF; encoded by the coding sequence ATGGGCCGCAGAACTGACGCCCTTTTCGTCACCGCCCTTGCCATCACGGCCGCATCGCCAGCGCAAGCGGCAGACAGACAGCAAATCGACCTCGCCCCGGGACGCCTGGGCGAGGCGATGGTGGCGCTCGGCCGTCAGACGGGCGCCAGCATAGGCATGTCGGACCAGTCGCTGGCCAGCATTCCGACCCCGGCGATCAAGGGCCGCATGTCGACCCGTGATGCACTGGATCGGTTGCTGAAGGGCAGCGGCGCAAACGCGCGGCGGATTGACGACAGCAGCTGGCGGATCGTCCGTCGCCGGCCCATGCTCACCGGCACGGCGCCGCCCCTGCCGGCGGCCGCACGCCTGCTGCCCGTCGCGGAAGAAGCGACGGCGGAAATCATCGTCACAGCATCAAAGCGCGATACACCGCTCCCCCGCTATGCCGGCATGGTGGAAGCGGTCGATGGCGGATTCTTCGCCGCCGCTGACGCCGCCCAGGGCACTGCCGCCATCTTGACCCGCGTCGCCAGCCTCAGTTCGACCCATGCAGGTGCCGGCCGCAACAAGCTGTTCGTCCGCGCCATCGCCGATTCCGGCGTGGCCGGCCCGACCCAGGCGACGACGGGCCAATATCTGGGCGACATGCGGCTCAACTACGCCGCCCCCGACCCCGACCTGAAGCTGTACGACGTACGCGGGGTCGAGGTACTGGAAGGCCCCCAGGGCACGCTCTACGGCGCGGGATCGTTGGGCGGTATCATCCGTATCGTCCCCAACGCCCCCGACCTTGCGAATTTCGGCGGCCAGATATCGACCGGCCTGTCGGCAACCCAGCATGGCGATCCGGGCGGCGATTTGTCCGCCATCCTCAACCTGCCGATCCTGGCCGAGAAGATTGCGCTGCGTGTCGTGGGCTATGGCATGCAGGAAGGCGGCTACATCGACGATGTCCTGCGCGACAAGGATGACGTCAACCGCACCCGCACCTATGGTGGGCGTGCGGCCCTGCGCATCGCGCCAAGCGACGACTGGACCATCGATCTCAGCACCGCCTATCAACATATCGAAGGCGACGACGCCCAATATGCCAGCCGCGAAGTCGGCCGACTGGAGCGGGCGTCCAGCGTCGCGCAGCCCTATTATGCCGACTATGTTCTGGCCAACGCCCGGATCGAACATCAATGGGACGATCTTCGTTTCGTCTCATCCACGGGCTATGTCCGCAACATCCTGTCCGAAAGCTATGACGCAACCCAGCCAGAGGGCGCGCCTGCCCTGTTCCGCCAGCGCAACAAGGTCGAGCTATTCTCAACCGAAAATCGGCTGGTGCGCGATCTCGACAATGGCCTGGGCTGGTTGGTCGGCGCCTCCTATCTCGAAAGCACATCGAGCATCCAGCGCTCGTTGATCAGCTATGGAGCGCTTGCCGCTCCCGCAGTCGAAATCCTGCCCGGCGTACCGCTCTATGGCCGCGGTCGCCCTGCTACCGCGACCGGCGTACGCAACCGGATCAAGGAAATTACCCTGTTCGGCGAAGCCTCGTTCGAGCCGTTCAAGGGCCTGGTCGCCACCCTCGGCGGCCGCCTGACCAACAGCCGCCTGACCGGCGAGGCCATCGACCCGGTTGCCATGCTTTCGGCGGTCGCCGACCTCGCCCGGGTCGAGGCGCAGGCCGACCGGTCGGAAACCATCTTTCTCCCCTCCGTCTCGCTGCTCAGCGACGCGGTCAAGGGCCTCACCCTCTATGCCCGGTTTGAACAGGGCTTCCGCCCCGGCGGCCTCGCAGTCGACGACCAGCGCGCCCAATTCTTCCGCAACGATCGTATCTCGACGCTGGAACTGGGGTTCCGTCAGGGCGTTCCGGGGCGCGATCCAATCGCGATCAGCGGCAATGTCGCCTATACCGACTGGAAGGATATCCAGGCCGATGTCACCGACCGGATCGGCCTGCCCACCACCGCCAATATCGGCGATGGACGTATCTATACGGTGGAGGGGCGCCTGACCCTTCGCCCACTGCCAAGCCTGAGCCTCGATGGCAGCATCATCTATAATGATAGCCGCCTGACCCAGCCGGCCCAGTTCGTGCGGGCGCTGTCATATGAAGGGCGATCGCTGACCCTGCCCAATGTCGCCAATCTGGGCGGTCGGTTGGCTGCCGACTATCGCGCGCCGCTGGGCGACGCCATGCGCCTGCATCTATCGGCATCGGCCCGCTATATCGGCAAGTCGCGCCTGGGCGTCGGGCCGATCCTGGGCCGTACCCAGGGCGACTATGTCGATACCAGCCTGTCGGCTTCGGTAGCGCGCGGCCCGCTCGAACTATCGCTGGCGCTCACCAACATTCTCGACAGCGACGGTAATCGCTTCTCGCTCGGCACCCCGTTCGACCTGCGCACCGATTATTATACCCCGCTGCGCCCCCGCACGATGCGCCTCGGCCTCGACTTCGCCTTCTAA
- a CDS encoding autotransporter outer membrane beta-barrel domain-containing protein, translating to MRHLLACTAIAPVLVALVATDAAAETTIGSSTTTAVKTSTAASGAPDSITVSSAGSITLTSGTAITMDSNNNVGNAGTLKISNVDNATGILASAGTTGNITNSGTITLDEDYTATDSDSDGDLDGPFSKQTNKNGILVAAGAAHIGNVDNSGTITIEGNNSAGIRINSALTGNLSTYGSTSVVGDNSYGVVANDISGNATIRGAINTVGANSTAVALLGDIGGALKIQGTLISTGYRYTTRPSDVTKLDADDLLQGGSALVIAGNVSGGVIFDVPPTASDDDDDDDTDIDDDGLTDTTETTAQVVTYGSAAAVQVGAADADTSIGVVAADSSGYGIVVRGAIGGYGIYDGVSANGMVIGGLGGDVTVAKGMLIAGSVAATSYDSNATGLRLGSGATVPTVEVSGTVSATGASLANTSARALVIDAGANVTTIKVSGAIGALALDDEKGSAIGILDSAGTVTSLSNTGKISAAGGLTNVAIDLSANSSGVTLTQAAASATAAAPNITGTIKLGSGNDVMTVSAGTIIGNVNLGAGNNSLALSGSSTLTGNVSYAGTGAVLTLADTAKMAGALDFGGGAGTMTLGGTSSYSGAISNSGNIALVLNGGTLAASNTGSVALASLSASSGSTLGVTINGADGSHTVYDVAGAASFASGSKVKVALTQVGGSEGDYVIVRAGSLSGSPALDSQTLLPYMFKGSVSGDSTTGDVTLSIAAKTTSELGLTGSLSRAYSAIFNALDNDSTVAGAYLGITDGATLNAALRQMLPEHAGGTFEAVTAGSRATARILSDPNGIYRTKDGRLGFWLQQVAFGSSKSLGDTASYDINGWGAGGGVEYLTDLGAFGGSFAYIHGSDNSDSSNNAVDSDQYELAAHWRGSWGPLQAFARASAAQINFNGTRNFQIDDVLRTAKGDWSGQLYSATGGLSYQLQFDRFSLRPSVGIDYYRLKEDGYSETGGGDAYDLTVMSRTSDELTANGSVSVGYELGSLNREDGWARIELEGGRRQIIGGSLGNTVAYFKDGDAFTLVADERTNGWTGRARLYGGTDTFRVGGEFGAEQQQSHVAISFRATVNFVL from the coding sequence ATGCGACATTTGCTGGCCTGCACGGCCATCGCTCCGGTCCTGGTTGCCCTGGTGGCTACCGACGCCGCGGCGGAAACCACCATCGGTTCATCGACCACCACCGCCGTAAAGACCTCCACGGCCGCCTCCGGCGCCCCTGATTCCATCACCGTCAGTTCGGCTGGCAGCATCACGCTGACCAGCGGCACGGCGATCACGATGGACAGCAACAACAATGTCGGCAACGCTGGCACGCTGAAGATTTCCAACGTCGACAACGCGACCGGCATCCTCGCCTCGGCGGGAACGACCGGGAACATCACCAACAGCGGCACGATCACGCTGGACGAGGATTATACCGCGACCGACAGCGACAGCGATGGCGATCTTGACGGTCCCTTCTCCAAGCAGACCAACAAGAACGGCATATTGGTCGCGGCCGGCGCTGCTCATATCGGCAATGTCGACAATAGCGGCACGATCACGATCGAGGGCAACAACTCCGCCGGCATCCGCATCAATTCCGCATTGACCGGCAATCTGTCGACCTATGGATCGACCAGCGTGGTCGGCGACAACAGCTATGGTGTCGTGGCCAACGACATCAGCGGCAACGCCACCATTCGGGGTGCGATCAACACGGTTGGTGCGAACAGCACCGCCGTTGCATTGCTGGGCGACATCGGCGGCGCATTGAAGATTCAGGGCACACTGATCAGCACCGGCTATCGCTACACTACCCGTCCGAGCGACGTGACCAAGCTTGACGCCGACGACCTGTTACAGGGTGGATCGGCGCTGGTCATCGCCGGCAATGTCAGCGGCGGCGTGATCTTCGACGTGCCGCCCACCGCCAGCGACGATGACGATGATGATGACACCGACATTGACGATGACGGCCTGACCGATACCACCGAAACCACTGCCCAGGTCGTTACCTATGGCTCGGCGGCGGCGGTTCAGGTCGGTGCGGCCGATGCCGACACCAGCATCGGCGTGGTCGCGGCCGATAGCAGCGGCTACGGCATCGTCGTGCGCGGCGCGATCGGCGGCTACGGCATCTATGACGGCGTGTCCGCGAACGGCATGGTTATTGGTGGTCTTGGCGGCGACGTCACGGTGGCCAAGGGCATGCTGATCGCCGGCTCGGTCGCTGCCACTTCCTATGACAGCAACGCCACCGGCCTGCGCCTCGGATCGGGCGCTACCGTGCCGACGGTCGAGGTGTCCGGCACCGTCAGCGCCACCGGCGCATCGCTCGCCAACACCAGTGCCCGCGCTCTGGTGATCGATGCCGGTGCCAATGTCACCACGATCAAGGTCAGCGGCGCGATCGGCGCCCTCGCCCTCGACGATGAAAAGGGCAGCGCGATCGGCATCCTCGACAGCGCCGGAACCGTCACCAGCCTCAGCAACACCGGCAAGATCAGCGCGGCAGGCGGCCTCACCAATGTCGCGATCGACCTTAGCGCCAACAGCAGCGGCGTCACCCTGACCCAGGCCGCGGCCTCTGCCACCGCGGCAGCGCCCAACATCACCGGAACTATCAAGCTGGGTTCCGGCAATGACGTCATGACGGTGTCGGCAGGTACGATCATCGGCAATGTGAACCTGGGCGCGGGCAACAACAGCCTGGCCCTGTCGGGCAGTTCGACGCTGACCGGCAATGTCAGCTATGCCGGTACCGGCGCCGTCCTCACCCTGGCCGATACCGCCAAAATGGCGGGTGCGCTCGATTTCGGCGGCGGCGCAGGCACGATGACGCTCGGCGGTACATCCAGCTACAGCGGCGCCATCAGCAACAGCGGCAATATCGCGCTGGTTTTGAATGGTGGGACGCTGGCGGCCTCCAACACCGGGTCGGTCGCGCTCGCCTCGCTCAGCGCCAGTTCGGGTTCGACCCTGGGCGTCACCATCAATGGCGCGGACGGCAGCCATACCGTCTATGATGTAGCCGGGGCGGCCAGCTTCGCCAGCGGATCGAAGGTCAAGGTGGCGCTTACCCAGGTCGGGGGCTCTGAGGGCGATTATGTGATCGTCCGCGCCGGATCGCTGTCCGGCAGCCCCGCGCTCGACAGCCAGACCCTGCTCCCTTACATGTTCAAGGGCAGCGTCTCGGGCGACAGCACGACCGGCGATGTCACCCTGTCCATCGCCGCCAAAACGACGTCGGAACTGGGCCTGACTGGATCGCTCTCAAGGGCTTATTCCGCAATCTTCAATGCCCTCGATAACGATAGCACAGTCGCCGGCGCCTATCTGGGGATCACCGATGGCGCAACGCTGAACGCTGCGCTGCGTCAAATGCTGCCCGAACATGCCGGTGGCACATTCGAGGCCGTCACCGCCGGTTCGCGCGCAACGGCGCGGATCCTGTCCGATCCCAACGGCATCTATCGCACCAAGGATGGCAGGCTCGGCTTCTGGCTCCAACAGGTCGCCTTCGGCAGTTCCAAGAGCCTGGGCGACACCGCGTCCTACGATATCAATGGCTGGGGTGCTGGCGGCGGCGTCGAATATCTGACCGATCTGGGCGCCTTCGGCGGCTCGTTCGCCTATATCCATGGCAGCGACAACAGCGACAGCTCGAACAATGCCGTCGATTCCGATCAGTATGAACTGGCAGCGCACTGGCGCGGCAGTTGGGGTCCGCTCCAGGCCTTCGCCCGTGCATCGGCGGCACAGATCAACTTCAACGGCACCCGCAATTTCCAGATCGACGATGTGCTGCGTACCGCCAAGGGCGACTGGTCCGGCCAGCTCTATTCGGCAACCGGCGGCCTTTCCTATCAGCTGCAGTTCGACCGGTTCAGCCTGCGTCCGTCCGTCGGCATCGACTATTATCGCCTGAAGGAAGACGGCTATAGCGAGACTGGCGGCGGCGATGCCTATGACCTGACCGTGATGAGCCGCACCAGCGACGAACTGACCGCGAATGGCAGCGTGTCCGTCGGCTATGAACTGGGCAGCCTCAATCGCGAGGATGGCTGGGCACGGATCGAGCTGGAAGGCGGCCGTCGCCAGATCATCGGCGGTTCGCTCGGCAACACGGTCGCCTATTTCAAGGATGGCGACGCCTTCACCCTGGTCGCTGACGAGCGCACCAATGGCTGGACCGGCCGCGCCCGCCTCTATGGCGGCACCGATACCTTCCGGGTCGGCGGTGAATTCGGCGCCGAACAACAACAAAGTCATGTGGCGATCTCATTTAGGGCGACGGTAAACTTCGTCCTGTGA
- the gatB gene encoding Asp-tRNA(Asn)/Glu-tRNA(Gln) amidotransferase subunit GatB: MSSYRIQGATGEWEVVIGLEVHAQVTSNAKLFSGAATAFGAEPNTQVSLIDAAMPGMLPVPNRECIRQAVRTGMAIDAQINKWSRFDRKNYFYADLPQGYQISQLYHPIVGEGQIEIVLDEKNPEASTKVIGVERIHVEQDAGKLMHDQHPTSSYVDLNRSGVALMEIVSKPDMRSPAEAGAYLSKLRTILRYVGSCDGNMDQGSMRADVNVSVRRPGEEFGTRTETKNVNSVRFVMAVVEHEANRQVDVLEAGGKIVQETRLYDPDRNETRSMRSKEDAHDYRYFPDPDLLPLELDDAFLEACRQSLPELPDAKLRRYAQDLGLSAYNAATLTADADTARWFEALLAEGARIQKKSESEVAKASANWLLSELYGALNRIGKSLEESPVSPEEGAELLALVADGTISGTIAKQVFEIMLETGDKPGKIVEEKGLKQTSDTGAIEAAVAKVLADNGDKVEQYRGGKEALFGFFVGQTMKAMQGKANPQVVNELVKKALAG, translated from the coding sequence ATGAGCAGCTATCGCATCCAGGGCGCAACCGGCGAGTGGGAGGTCGTGATCGGCCTGGAAGTCCACGCGCAGGTCACGTCCAACGCCAAGCTCTTTTCGGGCGCGGCGACCGCGTTCGGCGCGGAACCGAACACGCAGGTCTCGCTGATCGACGCGGCCATGCCCGGCATGCTGCCCGTGCCCAACCGCGAGTGCATCCGCCAGGCGGTGCGCACCGGCATGGCGATCGACGCCCAGATCAACAAATGGTCGCGCTTCGACCGCAAGAATTATTTCTACGCGGATCTGCCGCAGGGCTATCAGATCAGCCAGCTCTATCACCCGATCGTGGGCGAGGGGCAGATCGAGATCGTTCTGGACGAAAAGAATCCCGAAGCCAGCACCAAGGTGATCGGCGTCGAGCGCATCCATGTCGAGCAGGACGCCGGCAAGCTGATGCACGACCAGCATCCCACCAGCTCCTATGTCGACCTCAACCGGTCGGGCGTGGCGCTGATGGAAATCGTGTCGAAGCCGGACATGCGTTCACCTGCCGAAGCAGGGGCTTATCTCTCGAAGCTGCGAACCATTCTTCGCTATGTCGGCTCGTGCGACGGCAATATGGACCAAGGCTCGATGCGCGCCGACGTCAATGTCTCCGTGCGTCGCCCGGGGGAGGAATTTGGCACCCGCACCGAGACCAAGAATGTGAACTCGGTCCGCTTCGTGATGGCCGTGGTCGAGCATGAGGCGAACCGCCAGGTCGATGTGCTGGAGGCCGGCGGCAAGATCGTGCAGGAAACCCGGCTCTATGATCCGGATCGGAACGAGACCCGTTCGATGCGGTCGAAGGAAGATGCGCATGACTATCGCTACTTCCCCGATCCCGACCTGTTGCCGCTGGAACTGGACGATGCCTTCCTGGAGGCATGCCGCCAGTCGCTGCCCGAACTGCCGGACGCGAAGCTGCGTCGTTATGCGCAGGATCTGGGCCTGTCCGCCTACAACGCCGCGACCCTGACCGCCGACGCCGACACGGCGCGCTGGTTCGAGGCGCTGCTGGCCGAAGGCGCGCGCATCCAGAAGAAGAGCGAGAGCGAAGTCGCCAAGGCATCGGCCAACTGGCTGCTGTCGGAGCTGTATGGCGCGCTCAACCGCATTGGCAAAAGCCTTGAGGAAAGCCCGGTAAGCCCCGAGGAAGGCGCTGAATTGCTGGCGCTGGTGGCCGATGGCACGATCAGCGGCACGATCGCGAAGCAGGTGTTCGAGATCATGCTGGAAACCGGCGACAAGCCCGGCAAGATCGTCGAGGAAAAGGGCCTGAAGCAGACCAGCGACACCGGTGCGATCGAAGCGGCGGTGGCCAAGGTGCTGGCCGACAATGGCGACAAGGTCGAGCAGTATCGCGGCGGCAAGGAAGCGCTGTTCGGCTTCTTCGTCGGCCAGACGATGAAGGCGATGCAGGGCAAGGCCAATCCCCAGGTCGTCAACGAACTGGTGAAGAAGGCGCTCGCCGGCTGA